A region from the Deinococcus seoulensis genome encodes:
- the carA gene encoding glutamine-hydrolyzing carbamoyl-phosphate synthase small subunit, translated as MIRKERAILALEDGTVYRGYAFGHRGETVGEVVFNTSMTGYQEIMTDPSYNGQIVTITYPHVGNYGVAIYDMESNKPYVRGFISREFSAEYSNHRAQQSLEAFMQQYGVVSIQGIDTRALVRRLRTGGVVKGVIAHRSFTHPEDPYGEFTPAEEQVYVSRALGHQDIDGHDMTREVTTALPYAFPTLRHGKRVVLMDFGIKHTIIERLAEVGIEPIVVPAHTTPAQIMALQPHGLFLSNGPGDPAPLEYAHKTAWELMGLLPTFGICLGHQILGLAAGGRTFKMKFGHRGGNQPVKNLLTGNVEITSQNHGYAVDIESIPNGAFVPTHVNLNDGTLEGMAHARYPVFSVQYHPEASPGPHDSRYLFDRFIEEIDAFDGGSGTPVAKANSGRLGV; from the coding sequence ATGATCAGGAAAGAGCGGGCCATTCTGGCCCTGGAAGACGGCACGGTGTACCGCGGCTACGCCTTCGGGCACCGCGGCGAGACGGTCGGTGAAGTCGTGTTCAACACCTCCATGACCGGGTACCAGGAGATCATGACCGATCCCTCGTACAACGGGCAGATCGTGACCATCACGTACCCGCACGTCGGGAATTACGGCGTGGCGATCTACGACATGGAAAGCAACAAACCGTACGTGCGGGGCTTCATCTCGCGCGAGTTCAGTGCCGAGTACTCCAACCACCGCGCGCAGCAGTCCCTCGAAGCGTTCATGCAGCAGTACGGCGTCGTGAGCATCCAGGGCATCGACACGCGCGCGCTGGTGCGCCGCCTGCGCACGGGCGGCGTGGTCAAGGGCGTGATCGCGCACCGGTCTTTCACGCACCCGGAAGATCCGTACGGCGAGTTCACGCCCGCCGAGGAGCAGGTGTACGTCAGCCGCGCACTGGGCCACCAGGACATCGACGGGCACGACATGACCCGCGAGGTCACGACCGCGCTGCCCTACGCCTTCCCCACCCTGCGGCACGGCAAGCGCGTGGTCCTGATGGATTTCGGAATCAAGCACACCATCATCGAGCGGCTGGCCGAGGTGGGCATCGAACCGATCGTGGTGCCCGCGCACACCACCCCGGCGCAGATCATGGCGCTGCAACCGCACGGCCTGTTCCTCAGTAACGGCCCCGGCGACCCCGCGCCGCTGGAGTACGCGCACAAGACCGCCTGGGAACTGATGGGGCTGCTGCCCACCTTCGGCATCTGCCTGGGTCACCAGATCCTGGGGCTGGCGGCGGGCGGCCGGACCTTCAAGATGAAGTTCGGGCACCGGGGCGGCAACCAGCCGGTGAAGAATCTGTTAACGGGAAATGTGGAGATCACCTCCCAGAACCACGGGTACGCGGTGGATATCGAATCCATCCCGAACGGGGCGTTCGTGCCCACCCACGTGAACCTGAACGACGGCACGCTGGAAGGCATGGCGCACGCGCGCTACCCGGTCTTTTCGGTGCAGTACCACCCGGAAGCCAGCCCCGGCCCGCACGACAGCCGCTACCTGTTCGACCGCTTCATAGAGGAGATCGACGCCTTCGATGGGGGCAGCGGTACCCCCGTTGCCAAAGCGAATTCTGGCCGTCTGGGGGTTTGA
- a CDS encoding T9SS type A sorting domain-containing protein, with translation MKRAITTLTAALLGSAAAQEIATSLPLTSVGNKLMWTVGDQDLRLIVGLSSRVQLDVYGAQFDPQDYRSDDYFGDENYSTERPKAPVNSTFTLVNADGKVVREQNFGVGAQDWQTFLNDDLPAGTYTLKVRTEGNGKNTFAFRLQSISAAVEADHLNITIRSNDWVPALNIANPGGEMGIRMYDGDGPGELEAELRDAQGNAYPVKVSGQLQWDDIKVPEEAGNYTLYLRQPKDTYQYSNSVGFELTTGPIKIVTADTTGKLDIKAELILPEETLPTQATVTVGEQAYNVQGSAGPFTLPAREYPVTVEPVKGAEVTLNAPAATVVKQQTAHVTVQIKPSMDLSFTADKPEVCVGDVVTFTARATTEFERQTLPASLRVKLPEGFTAAGETTVTARVDAANPGVLTFEAKADAAGSSDFTATLAPWNQTQDLNVRVLPTATQIELRRAPLPETLAGETVTVTLTLKNTSGVPAPYELTDAPGETLEALDPTTFSGELQPGEEKTLSYRARVRGDGGAQGTLNATLSSNCGSQQVVTGTQTVQTPPPPAPTPVVAVTRESTVRIPFDVPSTKNANQVIVAHQPPAGATYVPGSSQLSGRAIADPQTGPSGRYYWTTPGAARGVLTYKVTHEGNLPALASPTLVGRYAGGQLNVLVGDGNLDDLGSLNAVTDTQEQAAENDGALKLPLDGTVYRERDRITVAVVSPADSAALPSVNGVPVDPATLGRKSVDVTSGTQRQEFYGLPLRNGENTVTFGDQTVRVYLAGTPVRADLKAEQLVADGVTPIRIGVRLTDAAGLTTASSNVTVQTTLEPTQGDAQPRVGSYQVKLVDGEGVLELEPLSAPTRFDVRLLLGDKVVTRSFEALPSKTRVGIGMVSLGAILQSGGTAAGEARGQAYLETPIGDGKLYVAASGAVNANRDSAGKTTVTQDRTQGLPVTANPLQRYSTYGDSSTETTPLQGIDPVAVRYEHPAFNVQYRQAPVPVDVFNLGITPTALSGFTRSNPQVSGFVAALPGDLIRRTLPANGTRVLTLADSDLQPDSETIELVTVDPRTGAETGVRTLARLTDYTLDPVAGVVYFQRAIDLIDPDGREQSVRVSYRLNDPLGARTLAWGAQVKYRVTDELSAAAAAVSLDGVTSVGVRARYEQGSTRADLLAAYAGDGLLVNASGSATLDRLDVNASAHYQAPGYTGLNATTPGLGVNADATYRVTDALAVAAAATYQQTSGTNGAADTSTGHADLKGLYTFSPFTLGAGIRAGFGDEQGLGAVVSGAYSSGGLSVSAEHAQRLSGELDTTTTVKASVPVAENVTLTARDDINWTEGHRASLGLQSRLGMTDIFQF, from the coding sequence GTGAAACGCGCCATCACCACCCTGACGGCGGCACTCCTCGGCTCGGCAGCAGCGCAGGAAATCGCCACGTCCCTTCCCCTGACCTCCGTCGGCAACAAGCTGATGTGGACGGTCGGGGACCAGGACCTGAGACTGATCGTGGGCCTCAGCTCCCGCGTGCAGCTCGACGTGTACGGCGCTCAGTTCGACCCGCAGGACTATCGCAGCGACGATTACTTCGGAGACGAGAACTACTCGACCGAACGTCCCAAAGCCCCGGTCAACTCGACCTTCACGCTGGTCAACGCCGACGGCAAGGTCGTGCGTGAACAGAACTTCGGCGTGGGCGCCCAGGACTGGCAGACCTTCCTGAACGACGACCTGCCCGCCGGAACGTACACCCTGAAGGTCCGCACCGAAGGCAACGGCAAGAACACCTTCGCCTTCCGCCTGCAGTCCATCAGCGCGGCCGTCGAGGCCGACCACCTGAACATCACCATCCGCAGCAACGACTGGGTGCCCGCCCTGAACATCGCCAACCCCGGCGGCGAGATGGGCATCCGCATGTACGACGGTGACGGCCCGGGCGAACTGGAAGCCGAACTGCGCGACGCGCAGGGCAACGCCTACCCGGTCAAGGTCAGCGGACAGTTGCAGTGGGACGACATCAAGGTGCCCGAGGAAGCCGGGAACTACACCCTGTACCTGCGCCAGCCGAAAGACACGTACCAGTACTCCAACTCGGTCGGCTTCGAACTCACGACCGGCCCGATCAAGATCGTCACGGCCGACACGACCGGCAAACTGGACATCAAGGCCGAACTGATCCTGCCCGAGGAAACCCTGCCCACCCAGGCCACCGTGACCGTGGGCGAGCAGGCCTACAACGTGCAGGGCAGCGCCGGACCGTTCACTCTGCCCGCCAGGGAGTACCCGGTGACGGTCGAGCCGGTCAAGGGTGCCGAGGTGACCCTGAACGCCCCGGCCGCCACGGTCGTCAAGCAGCAGACCGCGCACGTGACCGTGCAGATCAAGCCCAGCATGGACCTGAGCTTCACGGCCGACAAACCCGAAGTCTGCGTGGGCGACGTGGTGACCTTCACCGCGCGCGCCACCACCGAATTCGAGCGGCAGACCCTGCCCGCCAGCCTGCGCGTCAAGCTGCCGGAGGGCTTCACGGCCGCCGGTGAGACCACCGTCACGGCCCGCGTGGACGCCGCCAACCCCGGCGTGCTGACCTTCGAAGCGAAGGCCGACGCGGCCGGCAGCAGCGACTTCACGGCCACGCTGGCTCCCTGGAACCAGACGCAGGACCTGAACGTCCGGGTGCTGCCCACCGCCACGCAGATCGAACTGCGCCGCGCGCCGCTGCCCGAAACGCTGGCCGGTGAGACCGTCACGGTCACCCTGACCCTGAAGAACACCAGCGGCGTGCCCGCCCCCTACGAACTGACCGACGCGCCCGGCGAGACCCTCGAGGCGCTGGACCCCACCACCTTCAGCGGCGAACTGCAGCCCGGTGAGGAAAAGACCCTCAGCTACCGCGCCCGCGTCAGGGGTGACGGCGGCGCGCAGGGCACCCTGAACGCCACCCTGAGCAGCAACTGCGGCAGCCAGCAGGTCGTGACCGGCACGCAGACCGTGCAGACCCCGCCGCCGCCCGCCCCGACCCCGGTCGTGGCCGTCACGCGCGAGAGCACCGTCCGCATTCCCTTCGACGTGCCCAGCACCAAGAATGCCAACCAGGTCATCGTGGCGCACCAGCCGCCGGCCGGGGCCACCTACGTGCCCGGCAGCAGCCAGCTGAGCGGCCGCGCCATCGCGGACCCGCAGACCGGACCCAGCGGCCGCTATTACTGGACCACGCCCGGCGCGGCGCGCGGCGTCCTGACCTACAAGGTCACGCACGAGGGCAACCTCCCGGCGCTGGCCAGCCCCACCCTGGTCGGCCGGTACGCCGGCGGCCAGCTGAACGTCCTGGTCGGGGACGGCAACCTGGACGACCTGGGCAGCCTGAACGCCGTGACCGACACGCAGGAGCAGGCAGCCGAGAACGACGGCGCGCTGAAGCTCCCGCTGGACGGCACGGTGTACCGCGAACGCGACCGCATCACGGTCGCCGTGGTGAGCCCCGCCGACAGCGCCGCGCTGCCCAGCGTGAACGGCGTGCCCGTGGACCCCGCCACCCTGGGCCGCAAGAGCGTGGACGTCACCAGCGGCACCCAGCGCCAGGAGTTCTACGGCCTGCCGCTGCGTAACGGCGAGAACACCGTCACCTTCGGCGATCAGACCGTCCGGGTGTACCTGGCGGGCACGCCCGTCCGCGCGGACCTGAAAGCCGAGCAGCTCGTCGCGGACGGCGTGACGCCCATCCGCATCGGGGTGCGCCTGACCGACGCCGCCGGACTGACCACCGCCAGCAGCAACGTGACGGTGCAGACCACCCTGGAACCCACCCAGGGCGACGCGCAACCCCGCGTGGGCAGCTACCAGGTGAAGCTGGTGGACGGCGAGGGCGTGCTGGAACTCGAGCCGCTGTCCGCCCCCACCCGCTTCGACGTGCGCCTGCTGCTGGGCGACAAGGTCGTCACCCGCTCCTTCGAGGCGCTGCCCAGCAAGACCCGCGTCGGGATCGGCATGGTCAGCCTCGGCGCGATCCTCCAGAGTGGCGGCACGGCCGCCGGAGAGGCGCGCGGGCAGGCGTACCTGGAAACGCCCATCGGTGACGGCAAACTGTACGTCGCGGCCAGCGGCGCCGTGAACGCCAACCGCGACAGCGCCGGCAAGACCACCGTCACGCAGGACCGCACGCAGGGCCTGCCCGTGACCGCCAACCCCCTCCAGCGTTACTCGACGTACGGCGACAGCAGCACCGAGACCACCCCGCTGCAGGGCATCGACCCGGTCGCCGTGCGCTACGAGCACCCGGCCTTCAACGTGCAGTACCGGCAGGCGCCGGTGCCGGTGGACGTGTTCAACCTGGGCATCACGCCCACCGCCCTGAGCGGCTTCACGCGCAGCAACCCGCAGGTGTCGGGTTTCGTTGCCGCGCTGCCCGGCGACCTGATCCGGCGCACCCTGCCCGCCAACGGCACCCGCGTCCTGACCCTGGCCGACAGCGACCTGCAACCCGACAGCGAGACCATTGAACTGGTCACCGTGGACCCCCGCACCGGCGCCGAGACGGGCGTCCGGACGCTGGCCCGCCTGACCGACTACACCCTGGACCCGGTCGCGGGCGTCGTGTACTTCCAGCGGGCCATCGACCTGATCGACCCCGACGGCCGTGAGCAGAGCGTGCGCGTCAGCTACCGCCTGAACGACCCGCTGGGCGCCCGCACACTCGCCTGGGGCGCGCAGGTCAAGTACCGCGTGACCGACGAGCTGAGTGCCGCCGCCGCCGCCGTCAGCCTGGACGGCGTGACCAGCGTGGGCGTCCGCGCCCGCTACGAGCAGGGCAGCACCCGCGCCGACCTGCTGGCCGCCTACGCCGGGGACGGCCTGCTGGTGAACGCCAGCGGCAGCGCCACCCTGGACCGCCTGGACGTGAACGCCAGCGCCCACTACCAGGCGCCCGGCTACACCGGCCTGAACGCCACCACCCCCGGCCTGGGCGTGAACGCCGACGCCACCTACCGCGTGACCGACGCGCTGGCCGTGGCCGCCGCCGCCACGTACCAGCAGACGTCGGGCACGAACGGCGCGGCCGACACCAGCACCGGGCACGCCGACCTGAAGGGCCTGTACACCTTCTCGCCGTTCACGCTCGGCGCGGGCATCCGCGCGGGCTTCGGGGACGAGCAGGGCCTCGGCGCGGTCGTCAGCGGCGCGTACTCCAGCGGCGGCCTGAGCGTCTCGGCCGAGCACGCCCAGCGCCTCAGCGGCGAACTGGACACCACCACCACCGTCAAGGCCAGCGTGCCCGTCGCCGAGAACGTCACCCTGACCGCCCGCGACGACATCAACTGGACCGAGGGCCACCGCGCCAGTCTGGGCTTGCAGTCCCGCCTGGGCATGACTGACATCTTTCAGTTTTAG
- a CDS encoding N-acetyltransferase: MTLALDSIAVPDIHPDAPLVTRKARLSDIEAIHELIGYWAARGLMLVRSRALLAETIRDFHLVLADAHEGRPGGLAGVCGLHMLAPDLAEVRGLAIHPNMQGRGLGRDLVAACEREAREIDLPALFAWTYQQGFFEKCGFTRIDKTNLHPKVWSECQRCAFFENCNEIAMYRELR; the protein is encoded by the coding sequence GTGACGCTGGCCCTGGATTCCATCGCCGTGCCGGACATTCACCCGGACGCGCCCCTTGTGACCCGCAAGGCGCGCCTGTCGGACATCGAGGCCATTCACGAGCTGATCGGGTACTGGGCGGCGCGCGGACTGATGCTGGTCCGCTCGCGCGCCCTGCTGGCCGAGACCATCCGGGATTTCCATCTGGTGCTGGCCGACGCGCACGAGGGGCGGCCGGGCGGTCTGGCCGGGGTGTGCGGGCTGCACATGCTGGCCCCGGATCTCGCGGAGGTGCGTGGACTGGCCATCCACCCGAACATGCAGGGGCGCGGGCTGGGCCGTGACCTCGTGGCGGCCTGCGAACGCGAGGCGCGTGAGATCGACCTGCCGGCCCTGTTCGCCTGGACGTACCAGCAGGGCTTCTTCGAGAAGTGCGGTTTTACCCGCATCGACAAGACGAACCTGCACCCGAAAGTCTGGAGTGAGTGCCAGCGCTGCGCGTTCTTCGAGAACTGCAACGAGATCGCCATGTACCGGGAGCTGCGGTGA
- a CDS encoding DUF7933 domain-containing protein has product MRKPPVLQLLTALALTLASPAYAAGTPAGTVIQNTAVLEFTPEGGPPTSIPTPPVTTTVTAVCALSVLPNGTVAAPGQSYSLLPGEGATLRYTVTNTGNAKNTANLRVLTDAASQFLPGDLSIHEDSNGNGVVDPGEAAVTALSLDADQTRSVLVQVSTAAANRGNAYLNLVAACATNTSGRPGETDDDNVARVSVGEPPELTLTKTFTPAAIRPGEDTLVTLTARNTGQGASRPVTVTDFLNTPEMRDFVFRSASANLTGGGVIEYSADGTNWSASETAPVSAIRARTASLPAGGTLTLTFRLTAPATDIGTRRNVGQLRSSDVSVDAPADITVRYTPSIALGPISNPQALPGGELSSDDKQVRQNALLNQEVCFPHTVQNLGDRADSITITGRIVTGQGTVRFTELNGTPITEPFIVPNLAPQATRDFNACYVVTKASSSTANEALRAELTATSSRGAADNLTIDCIINVAPNLLNPVKSGDAGEGLVAPGQVITYTLTFTNSQSFALTNLVLRDPLNNLQILDAQGQVIRTDSLEFVSADQGGAPEGTDVVWRFARLAPGETLTLTLKARVPASTPDGARAVNVFTVSSSEVPDPIPSNPVQNGVFNQANLSLVKTSSPATVSYGSTITYTFTVTNRSATGGLQVIKVTDNLPAGLDYVDGSSRLNGAEIIPTVTGREYVWSIPGLAPGATAVITFDAVVTPAAGSQIRNSALATAISNNGEIKTPPSSALNTIDPLIFGRNTADLVGYVFLDVNRNGVYDRGTDIPCQNARVILAGGRIALTDAQGRYHFRSLPEGTAALRLDPNSVAAQNISVPQDAGRPGSRVVFLRNLTSVDFPLAPEAGDIAVIRDTTLRVSSTLPGQPERALSIRKQLFMTDEPGEYRVQLILSAGADLSGVNITDPLPAGAELTDGQNVLTYDTLDSGERAVTYRFRWAGDPKGAVTDPTASWRY; this is encoded by the coding sequence GTGCGAAAACCCCCTGTGCTTCAACTGCTGACGGCGCTGGCCCTGACCCTGGCCAGCCCCGCGTACGCGGCGGGCACGCCAGCCGGGACCGTGATCCAGAACACCGCCGTTCTGGAATTCACGCCGGAGGGCGGCCCGCCCACATCCATTCCCACGCCGCCCGTGACGACCACCGTGACGGCCGTGTGCGCCCTGAGCGTCCTGCCGAACGGCACCGTGGCCGCGCCCGGCCAGAGCTACAGCCTGCTGCCCGGCGAGGGCGCCACGCTGCGCTACACCGTGACCAACACCGGGAACGCCAAGAACACCGCGAACCTGCGCGTCCTGACCGACGCCGCCTCGCAGTTCCTGCCCGGCGACCTCAGCATTCACGAGGACAGCAACGGCAACGGCGTGGTCGACCCCGGCGAGGCGGCCGTCACGGCCCTGAGCCTGGACGCCGACCAGACCCGCAGCGTGCTCGTGCAGGTCAGCACCGCCGCCGCCAACCGCGGGAACGCCTACCTGAACCTCGTGGCCGCCTGCGCCACGAACACCAGCGGCCGCCCCGGCGAGACCGACGACGACAACGTGGCCCGCGTGAGCGTCGGCGAACCCCCGGAACTGACCCTGACCAAGACCTTCACCCCGGCCGCCATCCGGCCCGGCGAGGACACCCTGGTCACCCTGACCGCCCGCAACACCGGGCAGGGCGCCTCGCGGCCCGTGACGGTCACGGACTTCCTGAACACCCCCGAAATGCGTGACTTCGTGTTCCGCAGTGCCAGCGCCAACCTGACGGGCGGCGGCGTCATCGAGTACAGCGCCGACGGCACGAACTGGTCCGCCAGCGAGACCGCCCCGGTCAGTGCCATCCGCGCCCGCACTGCCAGCCTCCCGGCCGGCGGTACCCTGACCCTCACCTTCCGCCTGACCGCGCCCGCCACCGACATCGGCACGCGCCGCAACGTGGGCCAGCTGCGCAGCAGCGACGTCAGCGTGGACGCCCCGGCCGACATCACGGTGCGCTACACGCCCAGCATCGCGCTCGGCCCGATCAGCAACCCGCAGGCGCTGCCCGGCGGGGAACTCAGCAGCGACGACAAGCAGGTCCGTCAGAACGCCCTGCTGAACCAGGAAGTCTGCTTCCCGCACACCGTGCAGAACCTCGGCGACCGCGCCGACAGCATCACCATCACCGGGCGCATCGTGACCGGACAGGGCACCGTGCGCTTCACCGAACTGAACGGCACGCCCATCACGGAACCGTTCATCGTGCCGAACCTTGCCCCGCAGGCCACCCGTGACTTCAACGCCTGCTACGTGGTCACCAAGGCCAGCAGCAGCACCGCCAACGAGGCCCTGCGCGCCGAACTGACCGCCACGAGCAGCCGCGGCGCCGCCGACAACCTGACCATCGACTGCATCATCAACGTGGCCCCCAACCTGCTCAACCCGGTCAAGTCCGGCGACGCGGGCGAGGGACTGGTCGCGCCCGGTCAGGTCATCACGTACACCCTGACCTTCACCAACTCGCAGAGCTTCGCGCTGACCAACCTGGTGCTGCGCGACCCCCTGAACAACCTGCAGATTCTGGACGCACAGGGACAGGTCATCCGCACCGACAGCCTGGAATTCGTCTCGGCTGACCAGGGCGGCGCGCCCGAAGGCACTGACGTCGTGTGGCGCTTCGCGCGCCTCGCGCCCGGCGAGACCCTGACCCTGACCCTCAAGGCCCGCGTGCCCGCCAGCACGCCCGACGGCGCCCGCGCCGTGAACGTCTTCACGGTCAGCAGCAGCGAGGTCCCGGACCCCATCCCGTCGAACCCGGTGCAGAACGGCGTGTTCAACCAGGCGAACCTGAGCCTCGTGAAGACCAGCAGCCCCGCCACCGTCTCGTACGGCAGCACCATCACGTACACCTTCACGGTCACCAACCGCAGCGCCACCGGCGGCCTTCAGGTCATCAAGGTCACCGACAACCTGCCGGCCGGGCTGGACTACGTGGACGGCAGCAGCCGCCTGAACGGCGCCGAGATCATCCCCACCGTCACGGGCCGCGAGTACGTGTGGAGCATTCCGGGCCTCGCGCCCGGCGCGACCGCCGTCATCACCTTCGACGCCGTGGTCACGCCCGCTGCCGGCAGCCAGATCCGCAACAGCGCCCTGGCGACCGCCATCAGCAACAACGGCGAGATCAAGACGCCGCCCAGCAGCGCCCTGAACACCATCGACCCGCTGATCTTCGGCCGCAACACCGCCGACCTGGTCGGGTACGTGTTCCTGGACGTGAACCGCAACGGCGTGTACGACCGCGGCACCGACATTCCCTGCCAGAACGCCCGCGTGATCCTGGCCGGTGGCCGGATCGCCCTGACCGACGCGCAGGGCCGCTACCACTTCCGCAGCCTGCCCGAGGGCACGGCCGCGCTGCGCCTGGATCCCAACTCGGTGGCAGCGCAGAACATCAGCGTGCCGCAGGACGCCGGACGCCCCGGCAGCCGCGTGGTGTTCCTGCGCAACCTGACCAGCGTGGACTTCCCGCTGGCCCCCGAGGCCGGTGACATCGCCGTGATCCGCGACACCACCCTGCGCGTGTCCAGCACCCTGCCCGGCCAGCCGGAACGTGCCCTGAGCATCCGCAAGCAGCTGTTTATGACCGACGAACCCGGCGAGTACCGCGTGCAGCTGATCCTCAGCGCGGGCGCGGACCTGAGCGGCGTGAACATCACCGACCCGCTGCCTGCGGGCGCGGAACTCACCGACGGCCAGAACGTCCTGACCTACGACACGCTTGACAGCGGAGAACGCGCGGTGACCTACCGCTTCCGCTGGGCAGGCGACCCTAAAGGCGCCGTCACCGACCCGACGGCCAGCTGGAGGTACTGA
- a CDS encoding DUF11 domain-containing protein, translating into MKNSWKFAALIAALAAGSASAAGTAAGTVIRNTAEIVFTPEGTPTGTPPTTVPSNPVTTTVLPVPSFTIVKNDGSADRTTPDYTAPGQTATARPGDTVVFPYTLTNTGNVPNESYTLTNTPDPAAAVKTPENIRFYPVSADTNNDGTLSAAEIAAATPITTITGVNQDQAVKFFQVYTIPTAATSTDKFGGDPTGDRQDNPAFNNDPAVPRDANNSNVTTVDRKDATVIGPKNDPDGNGNPLTPAYQSTDTTPVTITPSAADTQTAQATTTTTVVTFTNTVQNNGNRPDVFDITAVQSGFPANTTVELLKPDGTPLPDTDGDGVPDVGSLNPGDTADLLVRVTFPAGSAPTTPGTQPTVTVTTTSSNDPTKKDDTKDIVNLPGLSFGNPTPTPGGDPTPVGTPEAGKPGNPGTPIIPPTTCTATSPDIRSTIAMEIANLGSAPDTFDVSGVAPIKLTDGTTRNVPVQYFKDTNGNKALDTGEVALTDTNANGIADTGVLAPGAELKLIAVVDVPCAAAAQTITLNQTAKSPTTGVTVTDPNDTITVGKTPVAAPSKTVDKTEAKPGETLTYTIIGKNTSNANVTKAFIKDTLPANTTYVSFTATSTATGPILYSTNGTAWSATAIAALSDGGTVYAGVDTNGNGTIDTGDILTSGQTITGTFTVTVK; encoded by the coding sequence ATGAAGAATTCCTGGAAGTTTGCCGCCCTGATCGCCGCGCTCGCCGCCGGCTCCGCCTCCGCCGCTGGCACCGCTGCCGGCACCGTCATCAGGAACACGGCCGAGATCGTCTTCACGCCCGAAGGTACCCCGACTGGCACCCCCCCCACCACCGTGCCCTCCAACCCGGTCACCACGACCGTGCTTCCGGTGCCCAGCTTCACCATCGTGAAGAACGACGGCAGCGCCGACCGCACCACGCCCGACTACACGGCCCCCGGCCAGACCGCGACCGCCAGGCCCGGCGACACCGTGGTGTTCCCGTACACGCTGACCAACACCGGCAACGTGCCCAACGAGAGCTACACCCTGACCAACACCCCGGACCCTGCGGCGGCCGTCAAGACCCCCGAGAACATCCGCTTCTACCCGGTCAGTGCCGACACCAACAACGACGGCACCCTCAGCGCCGCCGAGATCGCGGCCGCCACGCCCATCACCACCATCACCGGCGTGAACCAGGATCAGGCCGTCAAGTTCTTCCAGGTGTACACCATTCCCACCGCTGCCACCAGCACCGACAAGTTCGGCGGTGACCCCACCGGCGACCGCCAGGACAACCCGGCCTTCAACAACGACCCGGCCGTGCCCCGCGACGCCAACAACTCCAACGTCACCACCGTGGACCGCAAGGACGCCACCGTCATCGGCCCGAAAAACGACCCGGACGGCAACGGCAACCCCCTCACGCCCGCCTACCAGAGCACCGACACCACCCCGGTGACCATCACGCCCAGCGCCGCTGACACCCAGACCGCGCAGGCCACGACCACCACCACCGTCGTCACCTTCACGAACACCGTGCAGAACAACGGTAACCGCCCCGACGTGTTCGACATCACGGCCGTCCAGAGCGGCTTCCCGGCCAACACCACCGTCGAACTGCTCAAGCCCGACGGCACCCCCCTGCCCGACACCGACGGTGACGGCGTGCCCGACGTGGGCAGCCTGAACCCCGGCGACACCGCCGACCTGCTCGTGCGTGTGACCTTCCCCGCTGGCAGCGCCCCCACGACCCCCGGCACCCAGCCGACCGTCACGGTTACCACCACCAGCAGCAACGATCCCACCAAGAAAGACGACACCAAGGACATCGTGAACCTGCCCGGCCTGTCGTTCGGGAACCCCACCCCCACCCCCGGCGGTGACCCCACCCCGGTCGGCACCCCCGAAGCAGGCAAGCCCGGCAACCCCGGCACGCCGATCATTCCGCCCACCACCTGCACCGCGACCTCCCCGGACATCCGCTCGACCATCGCCATGGAGATCGCCAACCTGGGCAGCGCCCCCGACACCTTCGACGTGAGCGGCGTGGCCCCCATCAAGCTGACCGACGGCACCACCCGGAACGTTCCCGTGCAGTACTTCAAGGACACCAACGGCAACAAGGCCCTGGACACCGGTGAGGTCGCCCTGACCGACACGAACGCCAACGGCATCGCCGACACCGGCGTGCTTGCCCCCGGCGCCGAACTGAAGCTGATCGCCGTGGTCGACGTGCCCTGCGCCGCCGCCGCGCAGACCATCACCCTGAACCAGACCGCCAAGTCCCCCACGACCGGCGTGACCGTCACCGACCCCAACGACACCATCACGGTCGGCAAGACCCCGGTCGCTGCGCCCAGCAAGACCGTCGACAAGACCGAAGCCAAACCCGGCGAGACCCTGACCTACACCATCATCGGGAAGAACACCAGCAACGCCAACGTGACCAAGGCCTTCATCAAGGACACGCTGCCCGCCAACACCACCTACGTGAGCTTCACGGCGACCAGCACGGCGACCGGCCCCATCCTGTACTCCACCAACGGCACCGCCTGGAGTGCCACCGCGATCGCGGCGCTGTCTGACGGCGGCACCGTGTACGCCGGCGTGGACACCAACGGCAACGGCACCATCGACACCGGTGACATCCTGACCTCCGGCCAGACCATCACCGGCACCTTCACCGTCACGGTGAAGTAA